GCTGCAAACTTTTCTTTATCATCAACTTTTCTGGTAATCTCATCTCCTGTTTTGGGGTCAATACCTTTAGTTTCAGGCAAATCAATCGGTGCCGGCAAATAAGCGAGCACACAATCCAGCAATGTCTGGATACCTTTATTTTTGAATGCTGATCCGCATGTACAGGGAACTATTTTACAATCTATTGTACCTTTACGAATTCCTGAAACAATTTCTTCTTTTGTAAGAGCTTCTCCATGATAATACTTTTCCATTAACTTATCATCAAACTCCGCGGATATTTCAACCGCTTCATCATAGTATTTCTTTGCGCTTTCCTTTAAATCATCAGGTATTTCTATTTCATCAAATTTAACACCAAGATCATCTCCATGCCATTTGTATGCTTTCTGAGCAATAATATCAACTATTCCAACGAACTGATCTTCTCGTCCGATAGGTATTTGTAATACAACCGGTTTTGCGCCCAATTTATCTTTAACTTCCTGCACAACCTTATAAAAATCCGCTCCCACTCTGTCCATTTTATTTACAAAAACTATTCTGGGAACATGATACTTTGTTGCTTGTCTCCATACAGTTTCTGATTGAGGTTGAACACAACCTACACCGCAAAAAACAGCAACCATACCGTCTAAAACTCTAAGAGAGCGCTCAACTTCAACGGTGAAGTCAACGTGACCGGGTGTATCAATTATATTTATACGCGTTGTATTCCAGAAACAAGTAGTTGCAGCGGAGGTTATTGTAATCCCGCGTTCCTGCTCCTGAGGCATCCAGTCCATAATCGCTGTTCCTTCATGAACTTCGCCGATTTTATAACTTCTGCCCGTATAATAAAGAATACGCTCTGTAAGGGTAGTTTTACCCGCGTCAATATGTGCGGCGATACCTATGTTTCTGATTTTATTAAGGGGTACTTTTCTTTCCACTTTCTGTCTCCTACCATCTAAAATGTGCGAATGCTTTGTTTGCTTCTGCCATCTTGTGCATTTCGTCTTTTTTCTTTATTGATGAACCTGTATTTTCTGAAGCTTCTATCAATTCTCTGGCAAGTTTTTCTATCATAGATTTACCGGCTCTGGCCCTGGAATACTGAACCAGCCAGCGCATGCCCAGAGAGGTACTTCTTTTCTTGCGAACTTCAACCGGCACCTGATAAGTAGCTCCACCGACCCTGCGGCCTTTAACTTCCATAACAGGGCTGGCGTTTTTTAAAGCATCGCTAAATACCTTAAAAGGATCCTCACCCTTTTTCATTTCAGCGATTTTATCCAGAGCGCTATAAAAAATAGTTTCAGCTGTAGACTTTTTCCCGTCCATCATTAATTTACCGATAAATTGACTTACAAGCACACTGTTATACTTAACGTCTAATCCGATTTTTCTTTCAATACTTTGTCTGCGTCGTGACATGTTATTTTATACCCTCACTTTTTTTCTTGTTTGGCGCCATATTTCGAACGGCTCTGTTTTCTATTACCTACACCGGTAGTATCCAGTGAACCGCGGACAATATGGTAACGAACGCCGGGTAAATCTTTTACTCTGCCACCTCTAACTAAAACTACCGAGTGTTCCTGAAGATTGTGGCCTTCTCCTGGAATATATGCTGTTACCTCAAACCCGTTTGTTAAGCGGACTCTCGCAACCTTTCTTAAAGCCGAATTCGGTTTTTTCGGCGTAGTTGTATAAACTCGAACACAAACTCCTCGTCTTTGAGGACAATTATTAAGAGCCGGAACATTGTTTTTTGTCTTCTTGTTTTTTCTACCTTTTCGTACTAATTGATTAATAGTTGGCATCCTTTATTCTCCTCGTTTTTTTGACAACGTCTGGTATTCTATTATACTCACCATGCCTTGTCAACCAAAAAATTTATGCTTTTAAGCCTCTAATTCCATGGGTTCTTTTTTAGTCAAAACAACCTGTGGAATTAGCTCAATAGGTTTGTTGGTATAATACCCTGTTCCAGCAGGAATAAGTTTACCAATAATAACGTTTTCTTTAAGTCCGTACATCTCATCAATCTTTCCTTTTATAGCTGCTTCAGTCAGTACTTTCGCAGTTTCCTGGAATGATGCGGCGGATATAAATGATTCAGTATTCAAAGATGCTTTGGTAATACCTAACAGTACTCGCTCGCCTATTGATGGTGCTTTACCTGCTTTTATCAAGTTCTCATTCTCCTTTTGGAACTCAACAACATCGATAAGTTCTCCGGGTAATAATTTGGAATCACCCATATCGATTATTTTAACTTTTCTGGTCATTTGCCTTAAGATAATTTCTACATGTTTATCGTTAATGGTAACACCCTGTCCGCGATAAACTTTTTGAACTTCTTCCAGTAAAAATTCCTGTACGGCCTGAACACCCAGAATAGAAAGAATATCGTGCGGAGAAATTATTCCTTCAGTAAGCATAGACCCTTTCAATACTTTGTCCCCAGTGTGAACTACAATACGAGTATCAGCAGGGACTTTGTACTCCTGTTTATCATCATCATTGTATACTGCGACTACTCTTACGCCTTCTTTTGTAACAATTTCCACCGAACCGTCAATTTCTGCGAGGGTTGCTTTATTTTTAGATATTCGGGATTCAAAAAGCGCTTCAACTTTCGGCAAACCTGCAACAATATCTCTGGCTTTACCGCCCTGGTTAAATCTTTTTTCTTTCCTGATAATCTGATTTTCTTTAATGGTATCGCCGGAATTGACAAAAAGAAGAGCACCCTCTGAACAATGATAGGTGTTTGCCTGCATTATTGTAATAAGTTCGGAGGCAACACTGGCTATTATACCTGCTACTTTTGATTCCTTTTTGTTTGTCAAATTATCGCCGATTTTAACAATCTGGCCTTCTTTAACTTTTACCTTTTCTTCTGCCCCGATGGACACTTTCTCCAGCTTTTTCTTGTTAACCAGAATAATATCGCCTTCATTTTTCACAACATAGTTCACAATATGCTTGCCGACTTTGTTGGGCATAAGTTTTACATCACCGGTCAGCCTCAGTTCGCCGGATACTGATGAAACTAGATAATCAACTGTGGAGTCATGACCAAAGAGCACGGTCCCTTTTTCTACTTTTTGACCTTTCTTCACTCGTAACTCAGACCCTTGAGAGATCATGTATTTCTTCTGATCTCCTTCTTTTGACTTCACTGTGATTTCACCGTCACGAACAACAACTTCTACCACATTACCATATTCGTTAT
The nucleotide sequence above comes from Candidatus Margulisiibacteriota bacterium. Encoded proteins:
- the rpsG gene encoding 30S ribosomal protein S7 yields the protein MSRRRQSIERKIGLDVKYNSVLVSQFIGKLMMDGKKSTAETIFYSALDKIAEMKKGEDPFKVFSDALKNASPVMEVKGRRVGGATYQVPVEVRKKRSTSLGMRWLVQYSRARAGKSMIEKLARELIEASENTGSSIKKKDEMHKMAEANKAFAHFRW
- the rpsL gene encoding 30S ribosomal protein S12 — protein: MPTINQLVRKGRKNKKTKNNVPALNNCPQRRGVCVRVYTTTPKKPNSALRKVARVRLTNGFEVTAYIPGEGHNLQEHSVVLVRGGRVKDLPGVRYHIVRGSLDTTGVGNRKQSRSKYGAKQEKK